GTTGCCGCGGTCTCGGAGGCAGGCGGGCTGGGTGTCCTCGGCGCGGCCGGGCTCGGGCCGGAGCAGATCCACGAGCAGTGCGCCAAGATCCGCAAGCTGACCAGCAAGCCCTTCGGCGTGGACATACTGCTGCCCGGGAACACGGCGGAGGCGCCCCCAATGTCTGCCGCAGGGCCCTCGCCGGGCAATGGCGCGCCGCGCTCGCCCCTGGACATGCTGCCGCCGCAGTACAAGGAGTGGGTGGAGAGCGCGATCGAGCGCTTCGGGCTGCAGCCGCCACCGCCGCCCCAGCCGCCGCCTGACAGGCAGGCCCAGGCCGCCGAAGCTCGCGACCGGCGCAGCCGCGAACTGCAGCAGGTCGAGGCGATCCTCGAGGAGCGGGTCGCGGTCTTCGCTTCCGGCCTCGGCAACCCGGCGCCCTATGTGCAGCGCTTCCACGATGTCGGGACGAAGGTCATGGCCCTCGTGGGCAACGTCAAGAATGCGCGGCGCGTCGCCGAAGGAGGCGCAGACGTAGTGGTCGCGCAGGGCTACGAAGCTGGCGGGCACACCGGTCGCATTGGCACCTTCGCCCTGGTGCCCCAGGTCGTCGACGCCGTCGCGCCGACGCCGGTGGTGGCCGCCGGCGGCGTCGGGGACGGTCGCGGGGTGGCCGCGGCGCTGGCCCTCGGGGCGCAGGGCGTCTGGGTCGGCACCGCGTTCC
This is a stretch of genomic DNA from Dehalococcoidia bacterium. It encodes these proteins:
- a CDS encoding nitronate monooxygenase family protein produces the protein VAAVSEAGGLGVLGAAGLGPEQIHEQCAKIRKLTSKPFGVDILLPGNTAEAPPMSAAGPSPGNGAPRSPLDMLPPQYKEWVESAIERFGLQPPPPPQPPPDRQAQAAEARDRRSRELQQVEAILEERVAVFASGLGNPAPYVQRFHDVGTKVMALVGNVKNARRVAEGGADVVVAQGYEAGGHTGRIGTFALVPQVVDAVAPTPVVAAGGVGDGRGVAAALALGAQGVWVGTAFLATYEANVLPELKQRIIEATEEDTRVTRLYSGKTMRNINNPLIEYWEESGLQALPMGMQGIVSGRVTAAARASGKPELMMNPAGQISGMLTKIRPAREVLEEMVEGAVRVLSELSSSRVIISV